From Besnoitia besnoiti strain Bb-Ger1 chromosome X, whole genome shotgun sequence, one genomic window encodes:
- a CDS encoding rhoptry kinase family protein ROP35 (encoded by transcript BESB_016800), with the protein MGAVRSVRTGSLVSQGARVAASFFLPFLLSFSPCGPRVCRGDFSGALVFYSFSASQAAPRENGSAGTATPALPRTPGAPRRQARRSSPLLASPHLSADALSEEDEASETDPGRLGAAHERIRRQSTAEDDKESRAAVIRATHTALAPGGHGRRLSGLISLFEWWWYLQSMPEIDEGLFLDPEAVERLAEETESRGQLVYLLRAPSQQLRQFLGLQSRRPHGGLVVKVKRISRMNPHHAAYEGYIHALLTRADKPHSMFLPQYGSFRGKHSKYVFLFLPLVQGSVRECLYDYPGEVNVHYAAAEMVRAVKDLHDQGYVHRDLKLSNFLVGDDGHIFLADMETVIPFNSGGDCSGTRGYIAPELEAAFHSQFRLRAPTFSDKTDAYALGITLGKMHMLAKKQAPVPQESKLLALVARMTDDDPKGRPPLAEIMADPYFEGIDFGTIGDRSGPSPFPSRRREPPAAAAAPPSK; encoded by the exons ATGGGGGCCGTGCGTTCAGTTCGCACTGGGAGTCTCGTCTCTCAGGGCGCGAGAGTCGCTGcctcgttttttcttccgTTCCTCCTTTCTTTTTCGCCTTGCGGGCCTCGCGTTTGCCGCGGAGACTTTTCGGGAGCCCTTGTCTTCTACAGTTTCTCGGCGAGCCAGGCCGCACCCCGAGAAAATGGATCCGCAGGGACAGCAACCCCGGCGCTCCCGAGGACTCcaggcgctccgcggcggcaagctcgccgctcctctcctctgctcgcTTCCCCGCACCTCTCAGCAGATGCCCTTTCTGAGGAGGATGAGGCGTCTGAGACAGATCCTGGTCGACTTGGCGCCGCCCACGAGCGGATTCGACGCCAATCGACGGCCGAAGATGACAAAGAGAGTCGCGCGGCCGTGATACGCGCGACGCACACCGCCTTGGCTCCGGGGGGACACGGACGCCGCCTCTCTGGCCTGATCA GCCTGTTCGAGTGGTGGTGGTACCTCCAGAGCATGCCGGAGATTGATGAGGGTCTCTTTCTGGATCCAGAGGCCGTTGAAAGGttggcggaggagacggagTCAAGGGGCCAGCTGGTTTATTTGCTGCGTGCGCcgtcgcagcagctgcgtcaGTTTTTGGGCCTCcagtcgcgccgcccgcacgGGGGCTTGGTTGTGAAGGTCAAGCGAATCAGCAGGATGAATCCGCACCACGCCGCGTACGAGGGGTACATCCATGCACTCCTCACCCGCGCCGACAAGCCGCACAGCATGTTTCTGCCTCAGTACGGGTCCTTCCGCGGCAAACACAGTAAGTATGTCTTCCTGTTTCTTCCGCTCGTTCAAGGCAGCGTGCGCGAGTGCCTGTATGACTACCCTGGAGAGGTAAATGTGCActacgcggcggcggagatgGTGCGGGCAGTGAAGGACCTGCACGACCAGGGCTACGTACACCGGGACTTGAAGCTGAGCAACTTTCTagtcggcgacgacggccaCATCTTCCTGGCAGACATGGAAACTGTCATTCCGTTCAACTCCGGCGGCGACTGCTCGGGCACGCGCGGGTATATTGCGCCGGAGCTCGAGGCAGCCTTTCACAGCCAATTTCGCTTGCGTGCCCCCACGTTCAGTGACAAAACTGACGCGTATGCGCTGGGAATCACGCTGGGAAAAATGCACATGTTGGCGAAGAAGCAAGCACCGGTGCCGCAGGAGTCGAagctcctcgccctcgtcgcccgaATGACCGATGACGACCCCAAGGGCCGCCCCCCGCTCGCGGAGATCATGGCTGACCCGTACTTCGAAGGCATCGACTTCGGAACGATTGGAGACAGGTCGGGCCCCAGCCCATTTCCAagtcggcgacgcgagccgccagctgcggccgctgccccGCCGAGCAAATGA